The Gemmatimonadaceae bacterium DNA segment CTATACCGCCGTGCCGCGGAAGACGGTTCGGTTGATGCGCCTCGCGCGCCCCCTGCTGCCCTTGCTGGGTATGGCGCCGATGCAGCGGCTGCTCAAGGCGCGAATCGCGGCGCGGACGCCCGGGCCGAGTGCGGAACGGCGTGCGGGCGCGCAAAGCCGTCTCTGGGGTGAGGCGACCGCGCCGGATGGTCGTTCGGCGCAGGCCCGAGTCGTCGCGCCGGACGGCTATACACTCACGGCACTGACGGCGGTCGCGGCGGCTGTCCGCGTGGCGGAGGGCACAGTGGCCGCGGGATTCCAAACGCCCTCACGCGCCTTCGGCGCGGACTTCATCCTGACGATACCTGGCACCGCGCGAGAGGACCTCCCGTGATCCCGGTGCACACGGCCAAGCTCGTGCTCGCGCTCGCGGGGGTGTTGGTGTTCTTCGTCGGGGCCAAGCTCGGCCTCGAGTGGTTGCGGTGGGCGGGCATCGCGCTCGTGGCCATCGCTTGGTTTCTGCGCTTCTACCGTTCGCGCAGGGCGCCGGACCAGCCGCCCGCAGCGCAGTCGCCTTAGCCCTTGAGCCGGTAGGGATCCTTCACGTCGCTGGCGCCGGCGCGGGCGCCGAGCCCCACCGACAGGCCAAAGGCAATCGCCGTCGGCGCTCCGACAAACGGCAGGAGCCAGACGACAGGCCAGGCGAGGACCATCGCAGCGACTCCGGCGACGATGGCGGCACCGCCCGTCAGGGCGGCATCGACGTAGCGCAGACGCTCGCGGACGAATCGGCGAGCGGTCGCGTAGCCAAACCACGCCACGCCCAGGGCAATCAGGGTTCCAATCATTGGTATAGCCTCCGTGTGGGGCCCTACGCCGCCGTCCGGAGGGCGGTTTCGCCCCGTCACCGTCCGCCCTTGTTCGCAGGCAGTCAGGGGCTGAGATTCCTGCCTATGAGCATCGGTGACCGGCGCGTCCAAGTACTCGAGCAGGAACTCGCGGCGGTGCGTCGTGAATTCGAGGCGGCGCTCGCGGCGGTGCCCGAGCACCAGCGGCACGCGGCGCCGCCGGGGCAGTGGACGCCGGCCCAGATCGTGTGGCACCTCGCCAAGGTCGAGCGCGGCGTCGCCCGCCTGCTCGAGCGCAAGAACGCCGAGATCGGCCCGATGGCGACGGTGCCGCCGGGGCCGTCGGTGCACGGCGTCCTGAAGCTGCTGGACAAGTTCACGTTTGCCGATCGGTCGCGGAAGCTCACTGCTCCGGAGGGGCTGGCGCCGCCCGGTGAGGTTGACCTGATTGCGGAGCGTGGGCGTTGGGCG contains these protein-coding regions:
- a CDS encoding DinB family protein, which gives rise to MSIGDRRVQVLEQELAAVRREFEAALAAVPEHQRHAAPPGQWTPAQIVWHLAKVERGVARLLERKNAEIGPMATVPPGPSVHGVLKLLDKFTFADRSRKLTAPEGLAPPGEVDLIAERGRWADGRVQLLAIAYEAGPRLSLIRHDHPFFGPFDGWQWVLMIARHEQRHLLQMLEVVAATK